The Coffea arabica cultivar ET-39 chromosome 9e, Coffea Arabica ET-39 HiFi, whole genome shotgun sequence genome has a window encoding:
- the LOC140004466 gene encoding uncharacterized protein, whose translation MERAHYYFPVGLLLATSLLAVGTADIINDKSALVAFKNHIVLDPHSIVAKNWSISSSVCNWIGVTCDSSRQRVMALNISNMGLAGTIPPQLGNLSFLVSLDMSSNSFHGHLPEGMSHLHRLSFMALSYNNLAGEIPSCLGVLDRLQYLSLTENNFVGHLPANMCDNLPNLKELDLSWNQLSGQILSGLSNCSGLKSLDLSYNQFNGYIPKAVGNLKMLEELHLGDNNLEGSIPEEIGNLQSLRVLSIERSNLSGSIPREIGNLTMLEEVDFFNNSLTGPIPNEIGNLLKLESLNLDENSLSGSIPVWIFNMSTLRELYLSYNHLSGVLPSNMCHGLHNLEAILLGGNNFSGAIPATISNCSKLTGIFLGGNKFSGPIPNSIGNLRRLEFLSLSGNNLTSESSSPELGLFTSLTGCISLMDISVGDNPLNGVLPRSIGNLSISVELLDVGNSGLRGNIPDSIGNLSNLIFLGLGDNSWTGSVPTAIRGLQKLQYLDLSNISLTGPLSRGLCGLQSLEVLYLTQNQISGSIPGCFNNLTSLQYLNIAFNRLTSTLPLWDLKGLKWVNLSSNLLRGPLAPEMGELKNLTRLDLSNNQFSGKIPSTIWSLESLDRLSLANNSLRGSIPDNF comes from the exons ATGGAGAGAGCACACTATTACTTTCCTGTAGGACTTTTATTAGCCACTTCTTTGCTAGCCGTGGGCACAGCCGATATCATAAATGATAAATCTGCCCTTGTAGCTTTCAAAAATCACATAGTTCTTGATCCTCACTCAATTGTGGCAAAAAATTGGTCCATTTCTTCTTCTGTTTGTAATTGGATCGGAGTTACATGTGACTCTAGTCGTCAAAGAGTGATGGCCTTAAATATTTCTAACATGGGTCTTGCAGGCACGATTCCTCCACAACTGGGAAACCTCTCATTCCTTGTTTCTCTCGACATGAGCAGCAACAGTTTTCATGGTCATTTGCCAGAAGGAATGTCTCATTTGCATCGACTAAGTTTCATGGCTTTAAGCTACAATAATCTCGCGGGAGAAATTCCATCATGCTTGGGTGTCTTGGATAGACTTCAATACCTATCGTTGACAGAGAATAATTTTGTTGGCCATCTACCTGCTAACATGTGCGACAACCTTCCAAATCTAAAAGAGCTCGATCTGTCTTGGAATCAATTGAGTGGCCAGATACTATCAGGTTTATCAAACTGCTCCGGACTCAAGTCGTTGGATTTGTCATACAACCAGTTCAATGGTTACATACCAAAAGCGGTGGGGAACTTGAAAATGCTCGAGGAGCTACATCTCGGTGATAACAATTTGGAAG GTAGCATTCCGGAAGAGATAGGCAATCTCCAGAGCTTGAGGGTCTTGTCCATAGAAAGAAGCAATTTGAGTGGATCAATACCCAGAGAAATCGGAAACCTAACTATGCTTGAAGAAGTAGATTTTTTTAATAACAGCCTTACAG GTCCGATTCCAAATGAGATTGGCAACTTGCTCAAATTGGAGAGCCTTAACTTGGATGAGAATAGCTTAAGTGGTTCGATACCAGTTTGGATCTTCAACATGTCAACTCTGAGGGAACTCTACCTTTCTTACAATCATTTATCTGGCGTTCTTCCATCAAATATGTGCCATGGCCTACACAATTTGGAAGCTATTCTTCTTGGTGGGAATAACTTCAGCGGAGCCATACCCGCCACTATCTCAAACTGTTCGAAACTAACTGGAATATTTCTTGGTGGTAACAAATTCAGCGGTCCAATTCCCAATTCCATTGGAAATTTGAGACGCCTCGAATTTCTCTCTCTGTCTGGTAACAATTTGACAAGTGAATCTTCATCCCCAGAATTGGGCCTCTTCACTTCCCTCACAGGTTGCATCTCTTTAATGGATATCAGTGTGGGAGACAATCCGTTAAATGGGGTTCTTCCGAGATCCATCGGGAATCTTTCTATTTCTGTTGAACTGTTGGATGTAGGGAACAGTGGACTCAGGGGGAACATTCCAGACAGCATTGGAAACTTGagcaatttaatttttttgggtcTAGGTGACAATAGCTGGACTGGATCAGTTCCGACTGCGATACGGGGTTTGCAAAAGCTTCAGTATTTGGATCTTAGCAATATTTCCCTCACTGGTCCGCTCTCTCGTGGTCTCTGTGGATTGCAGAGTTTGGAGGTTTTATACCTAACTCAAAATCAGATTAGCGGTTCAATTCCGGGATGTTTCAATAACCTTACATCTTTGCAATATCTTAACATAGCTTTCAATAGATTAACCTCTACTCTGCCCTTGTGGGATCTTAAAGGTCTCAAGTGGGTCAACTTGTCGTCGAATTTATTGAGAGGACCCTTGGCTCCAGAGATGGGAGAATTAAAGAATTTGACAAGGTTAGACTTGTCAAACAACCAGTTTTCAGGCAAAATCCCCAGCACCATTTGGAGTTTAGAGAGTTTGGACCGCCTTTCTTTAGCAAATAACAGTTTGAGAGGATCAATTCCGGACAACTTTTGA